One window of the Candidatus Jettenia sp. genome contains the following:
- a CDS encoding Hsp70 family protein, with the protein METIVGIDLGTTNSEISLLEDEKPKVITIDGDPIMPSCVGIDKSGKLIVGRTAKNQIISDPESTVLSIKRKMGEHIRVRLGDKEFSPEEISSFILLELKKHAERYLGKTIEKAVITVPAYFDDRQRKATKDAGLLAGLDVVRIINEPTAAALAYDAGHIENHKLLVYDLGGGTFDVSLVVVENGVVEVKASHGDTKLGGDDFDQLLINHIIQDFKTRHGIDLNEDLQARRRLLVSAEKAKRELSDHPFARIREEYLYKDLHLDMEISRSNYEEMIRPLLHKTLNCIQMCLKDASILPREIDKIILVGGATRTPLVHEIIKSEIGIEPHYEISPDLIVSMGAAIQGGVIAGYKTHSILVDITPYTFGTSAIGEYDGQTHLDVFVPIIKRNTPLPVSKGEVFYTVADNQEEVDVNIYQGEEPLAEDNIFIGNFLVKGLSKVPGGNEIVLNLELDINGILKVTAIEKCTGLSKVVTMDTKNIKTHLDIAAAQKNIASFLTDEAEDEEAEVADAHFEIVEGEETEKQPLLMKAKDLRKRAEKLLSSIGQEDAQEIRDLLGKSRDAVNAGDTKRLSEINTSLEDMIFYLED; encoded by the coding sequence ATGGAAACAATTGTCGGAATAGATCTGGGTACCACCAACTCAGAAATTTCTCTCTTGGAGGATGAAAAACCAAAGGTCATTACTATTGATGGCGATCCAATCATGCCCTCGTGTGTTGGCATTGATAAAAGCGGTAAACTTATTGTTGGAAGGACAGCGAAAAATCAGATAATCTCAGACCCTGAATCTACCGTGTTATCCATAAAACGAAAAATGGGAGAACACATCCGGGTCAGGTTGGGTGATAAGGAATTTTCCCCGGAGGAAATATCCTCCTTCATTCTCCTGGAGTTAAAGAAGCACGCAGAAAGGTATCTTGGGAAAACAATAGAGAAAGCTGTCATTACCGTTCCGGCTTACTTTGATGACCGCCAGAGAAAGGCAACAAAAGATGCAGGTTTATTGGCAGGACTCGACGTAGTCAGGATTATCAATGAACCAACTGCCGCTGCCCTTGCATATGATGCAGGACATATAGAGAACCACAAACTCCTGGTTTATGATCTTGGTGGCGGTACATTTGATGTCTCTCTTGTGGTAGTTGAAAACGGTGTTGTGGAGGTTAAGGCAAGCCATGGAGATACCAAACTTGGCGGAGATGATTTTGACCAGTTATTGATCAACCATATCATACAGGATTTCAAAACCAGGCACGGTATTGATTTAAATGAAGATCTCCAGGCACGGCGGCGGCTCCTGGTATCCGCAGAAAAGGCCAAGCGAGAGCTTTCCGATCATCCTTTTGCAAGGATACGGGAAGAGTACCTGTATAAAGATCTGCATCTCGATATGGAGATATCCAGAAGTAACTACGAAGAAATGATCCGGCCTCTTTTGCACAAGACTTTGAATTGTATCCAAATGTGTCTCAAGGATGCATCGATCCTGCCAAGAGAGATAGATAAGATCATTCTCGTTGGCGGCGCGACCCGAACCCCTTTGGTACATGAAATCATCAAAAGCGAAATAGGGATTGAACCCCATTATGAAATCAGCCCGGACCTGATTGTTTCTATGGGCGCTGCCATTCAAGGTGGTGTTATTGCCGGTTACAAAACACATTCTATCCTGGTAGATATTACCCCCTATACTTTTGGCACCAGCGCCATAGGAGAATACGATGGACAGACGCACCTCGATGTCTTTGTTCCTATCATCAAGCGAAATACCCCTTTACCCGTAAGCAAAGGAGAAGTCTTTTATACCGTGGCTGATAATCAGGAGGAGGTAGATGTAAATATTTATCAGGGAGAGGAACCTCTTGCGGAGGACAATATCTTCATCGGTAATTTTCTCGTTAAAGGATTGAGCAAGGTTCCGGGGGGAAATGAAATTGTATTAAATCTTGAGCTTGATATTAATGGCATCTTGAAGGTCACTGCTATTGAAAAATGTACGGGACTTTCAAAAGTTGTGACGATGGATACCAAAAATATCAAAACCCACTTAGATATTGCAGCAGCTCAAAAGAATATAGCTTCTTTCTTGACTGATGAGGCTGAAGATGAAGAAGCAGAGGTCGCTGATGCTCACTTTGAGATTGTAGAAGGAGAAGAAACAGAAAAACAACCGCTTCTTATGAAAGCAAAAGACCTCCGCAAACGGGCAGAGAAATTGTTGAGTTCTATCGGACAAGAAGATGCACAAGAGATACGCGATTTACTGGGTAAAAGTCGTGATGCGGTAAACGCCGGCGATACAAAACGTTTGAGTGAAATAAATACATCCCTTGAAGACATGATCTTTTATCTGGAGGACTAA
- the grpE gene encoding nucleotide exchange factor GrpE, with protein sequence MYDEVVNADSNLESWKSNIEREFKQWLSELTTIPEVNPLPEEPDLYSFYQELCVFRNELRVGGRRNQEVLTRFGESLSDFQKTITGLQNRLHQMDKEKEESEFLSRKHLFILLVDVLERMERLKKRLSSPPKKTFFKNDTNWRNAWNSFKDGFDITYSHLDSLLNKEGIMRIETVGMPFDPTCMTAVAVEHTERYPVNQVIEEISPGFLYKGYSIKPAEVRIAKN encoded by the coding sequence ATGTATGATGAAGTAGTGAACGCCGACAGCAATCTGGAATCATGGAAATCCAATATTGAACGTGAATTTAAACAATGGCTCAGCGAATTAACCACGATTCCGGAAGTTAATCCCCTGCCTGAGGAACCAGATTTATATTCATTTTACCAGGAATTGTGCGTTTTCAGAAATGAACTTCGCGTGGGAGGAAGGCGGAATCAGGAAGTTCTTACGCGTTTCGGAGAAAGCTTGTCCGATTTCCAGAAGACTATTACTGGTCTCCAAAATAGACTACACCAGATGGATAAAGAAAAGGAGGAAAGCGAATTCCTTTCGCGTAAGCACCTTTTTATCCTATTGGTTGATGTATTGGAAAGAATGGAAAGATTAAAGAAGAGATTATCATCTCCTCCTAAAAAGACATTCTTTAAAAACGATACCAATTGGAGGAATGCATGGAATAGTTTTAAAGATGGATTTGATATTACCTATTCTCATTTAGATAGTTTATTAAACAAGGAAGGAATTATGAGGATAGAAACGGTTGGGATGCCTTTTGATCCTACATGCATGACAGCCGTTGCCGTTGAACACACAGAAAGGTATCCAGTTAACCAGGTCATAGAAGAAATATCCCCTGGCTTTTTATACAAAGGATATAGTATAAAACCGGCTGAGGTTAGAATAGCAAAAAATTAG
- a CDS encoding DnaJ domain-containing protein has protein sequence MTPYELLGIDPTADDKTIRRAYLELIKIYSPDREPERFKEIANAYESVKDEKRRLEFYLFNKDIPINHPFEALSLQMKRTGKRKPPDFTTLKELLRNV, from the coding sequence ATGACACCGTATGAATTATTAGGTATCGATCCAACTGCAGATGATAAAACGATTCGCAGGGCATATTTGGAATTAATAAAGATCTATTCACCTGATAGAGAACCAGAGCGGTTTAAAGAGATAGCAAATGCATACGAGTCGGTAAAAGATGAAAAAAGGCGGTTGGAATTTTATTTATTCAATAAAGATATCCCCATAAACCATCCTTTCGAGGCATTATCGCTGCAAATGAAAAGGACAGGCAAAAGAAAACCACCGGACTTTACCACATTAAAGGAGTTACTCAGAAATGTATGA
- a CDS encoding AAA family ATPase gives MGKIISFINYKGGVGKTTTTYHIGCALALYHNKKILLIDTDPQANLTFLCTIPEQWEIFKRNHGTISELFNSYLKDTANSFDIEKIIWKSPIKQAAKEAVPNLDLIPSDVELLGIDIDLAAKTKMKNEKGFYQEQIHILRRAVKRIKNELGIDTSCDFRDAFFYIEQRHILRKALDRIKDIYDYILIDCPPNLYLVTQNSVFTSDYYMITTIPDHLSTIGISILIKKITDLNATITQKYRIIGSNAESVILKGLLFTMIRKSGPNIVSTFKERMQSLRKDYDTLCFEQYISLGTGYTEAAASALPVFLANDSNSIRVASEYKEVTNEFLQKVDGN, from the coding sequence CATTTATCAACTATAAGGGCGGAGTTGGTAAAACAACCACCACGTATCATATTGGATGTGCCTTAGCCTTGTATCATAACAAGAAAATTTTACTCATCGACACAGATCCTCAAGCAAACTTAACCTTTTTATGTACTATACCAGAACAATGGGAGATATTTAAAAGAAATCATGGGACTATCTCAGAATTGTTTAACTCCTATTTAAAGGATACCGCAAATTCTTTTGACATTGAAAAAATCATATGGAAGTCACCCATTAAACAGGCAGCAAAGGAAGCCGTGCCAAACCTTGACCTGATTCCATCCGATGTTGAGTTATTAGGCATCGATATTGATTTGGCTGCAAAAACAAAAATGAAAAATGAAAAGGGATTTTATCAGGAACAGATCCATATCCTCAGACGGGCAGTCAAGAGGATCAAAAACGAATTGGGTATCGATACTTCCTGTGATTTTCGGGATGCTTTTTTTTATATAGAACAACGTCATATTCTCAGAAAAGCACTTGATAGGATAAAAGACATCTATGATTACATACTTATTGATTGCCCTCCAAATTTGTACCTTGTAACCCAGAATTCAGTGTTCACCAGTGATTATTATATGATAACAACAATCCCGGATCATCTATCAACAATCGGAATAAGTATCCTCATAAAAAAAATTACTGATTTGAATGCTACTATTACTCAAAAATACCGCATTATAGGGTCGAATGCAGAATCCGTTATTTTGAAAGGATTATTATTTACGATGATTCGTAAATCTGGCCCAAATATTGTAAGTACCTTTAAAGAAAGAATGCAATCGCTCCGTAAAGATTACGATACTCTCTGTTTTGAACAGTATATATCGTTGGGCACTGGATACACAGAAGCTGCAGCATCTGCGTTACCTGTTTTTTTAGCAAACGACAGCAACTCAATTCGAGTAGCATCGGAATATAAAGAAGTAACAAATGAGTTTTTACAAAAAGTTGATGGTAACTAA